In Helicobacter anatolicus, the sequence AAGATTCTAGTTTGTTGTTTGAAAAATTTGCAAAAAAACCTCCTTTACAATTGCAAAAAAAATTTACAATTTGCACTATTCATCGACAAGAAAATCTCAATAAAAATGCCTTAGAAAATATTTTTCAAGCTTTAGAAATTATTGCACAAAATACGCAGGTAATTTTACCCTTACATCCTAGCACAAAGCGCTATATTAATCCGAGTGATTATAAAAATATCACCTTTTCCTCCCCTCTTTCTTATTTAGAAATGCTCTATCTTCTCAAAAATACCCAAAGTGTACTCACAGATTCTGGAGGTTTGCAAAAAGAAGCATATTTTTTCAAAAAACCTTGTTTGGTATTGCGAGAAAATAGCGAATGGAGTGAGCTTATTATGCACAAATATAATCTTTTAGTAGGAAATAAAACACATACAATTCTTGAAAGTTTTGCTAATATTTCAAAACTTTGTAATTTTTCTTATACGCAAAATTTTTATGGAAATGGTGATGCTTCACAAAAAATTATTGAAATATTAAAGGAATTTTTATGAAAAATTTCGCACTCATTGGCGTGGCAGGATATGTAGCACCTAAGCATTTAAAAGCGATTTATGAGACTAAAAATAATCTTTTATGCGCACTAGATCCAAAAGATTCTGTGGGAATCCTAGATAGCTATTTTCCTCAAACGCATTTTTTTACAGAATTTGAACGCTTTGATCGCCATATTTCCAAATTACAAAATAAAGGGATTGAACTTGATTATATTACTATTTGTTCGCCAAATTATTTGCATGATAGCCATATCCGCTTCGCACTTAAAAATAATGCAAATGCGATTTGTGAAAAGCCATTGGTGCTTAATCCTTGGAATATTGATACTCTTATTGACCTTGAAAAAAAGACAGGAAAAAAAGTTTATAATATTTTGCAATTAAGATTGCATCCTAGCATCATTGCTCTTAAAGAAAAAATACAAAATACTATTAAAAAGAATCCACAAAAAAGATTCCAAGTTAAGTTAACCTATATTACTTCAAGAGGTAATTGGTATTTTGCCTCTTGGAAAGGTGATCTAGCAAAAAGCGGAGGAATAGCAACAAATATTGGGGTGCATTTTTTTGATATGTTGCAAAATATTTTTGGCGAAGCAAGGGGTTTGAAAGTGCATATAAATACAAAAGATACTGCAAGCGGGATTTTAGATCTTCCTTTTGCTGATGTTACTTGGTTTTTGTCTATTGATGCCAAAAATCTACCCTCTAATGCACAGAGAACTTATCGATCTATTGAGCTTGAAGGAGAGGAAATAGAATTTAGCAATGGTTTTGAAAATCTACACACAAAAAGCTATGAAGAGATTTTAAAAAATCAAGGCTTTGGATTACTTGATGCTTATCCTTGTATTTCTTTAGTACATAAAATTAGAAACTTAGAGATAACACCACTAATAGGAGAATACCACCCCCTATGCAAAAATATTTAGATTTTTTTGTTCATGATACTAGTCTTATTGATGAAAATGTAATCATTGGAAAAAATACAAAAATTTGGCATTTTTGTCATATTTTACCTCATACAAAAATTGGAGAATGCTGTTCTTTTGGGCAAAATTGTATGGTAGGACCTAATGTAGTGATAGGGAAAAACTGCAAAGTACAAAATAATGTAAGTATTTATGAGGGGGTAATGTGTGAAGATAATGTATTTATCGGTCCTTCTGTAGTATTTAGCAATGTGATAAATCCACGCGCTTTTATTGTGCGTAAAGATTCCTACCGCCCTACTTTGCTAAAAAAAGGTTGTTCTGTTGGTGCAAATGCTACAATTATTTGTGGTAATACTATAGGAAAATACGCACTTATTGGTGCAGGAAGTGTTGTAACAAAAAATATTCCTGATTATGCCTTAGTAGTAGGTAATCCCGCAAGAATCATTGGTTATGTAGATCAAAGTGGCGAAAAATTAGACTTTATAGACAATAAGGCATTTAGCAAGAATGAAAAACATTTTTACTATTTAAAAAATAATCAGGTTTTTCGTGATGATGATTGATTTTGCAGGGATTAAAAAAGATTATCTCACACATCAAAAAAAGATTCATTTTGCAATACAAAGGGTTTTGGATTCTGCATGTTTTATTATGGGAGATGAGGTAAAAAAATTAGAAGAAAATCTCAAAAATTATGTGGGAAGCAAATATGCACTAACTTGTTCTAATGGCACTAGTGCACTTATTTTATCACTTATGGCTCTAGGGATACAAAAAGATGATGAGATTATTACAAGTAGTTTTAGTTTTTTTGCAAGTGCAGAAGCTATTGCTATTTTGGGGGCTAAGCCCATTTTTGTAGATATTAATCCTAAAACGTTTTTAATCGATGAGACAAAAATCAAACAAGCGATTACAAAAAAAACTAAGGCAATTTTAGTGGTAAGCTTATTTGGAAATATCCCAAATATGGAAAAAATTAACTCCATTGCCAAAGAATTTGGGCTTTTTGTGCTTGAAGATGGGGCACAAAGCTTTGGTGCGATGTATCAAGGCAAAAAAAGTGGCAATTTATGTGATATTTCTACGACAAGTTTTTTTCCTGCTAAGCCATTGGGTTGTTTTGGTGATGGTGGAGCAATATTTTTTAATGATGAAAATCTTTATGAAAAGATCTATGCACTTCGTTCTCATGGGCAAATCAAGCGCTATACTCATGAATATTTAGGTATTAATGCAAGATTAGATAGCTTGCAAGCAGCAATCTTAAATGTCAAACTTTCTTATTTTTCAGAAATTTTACAAAAACGCCAAGAAAATGCACAAAAATATCAAGAAAAACTAAAAGACTATCCAGAGATTTTTTTACAAGAAATTACAAAAGATTGCAAAAGTAATTATGCACAATTTAGCATTCTTAGCAAAAATAGAGATTCTCTTATTGCATATTTAAAAACAAAGCAAATTCCAACAGCTATCCACTACCCTATTCCCATTCCAAAACAAAAGGCTTTTAGTTATCTTAATGTAGAGAAAAAATATTTCTCACAAGCACAAAAGATTACACAAGAGATTTTTAGCTTACCCTTGCATGCGTATTTAAGTGATGAGGAAATTACCTATATTACACAATGTATCAAAGAATTTAAGGGAATATAATGGATAAAATTGCAATTATTGGACTTGGCTATGTAGGACTACCCTTAGCAATAGAATTTGGAAAAAAATATTCTACTATAGGCTTTGATATTAATCCCACAAGAATCAAAGAATTGCAAGAAAAAAAAGATAAAAATGAGCAAATTTTAGATTTTTCTTCCTCTAGTTTTTTGAAATTTAGCCATAAAGAAGAAGATATTAAAGATTGCAATATTTTTATTATCACCGTTCCAACTCCTGTAGATATTTATAAAAAGCCAGATATTACTCTTTTGCTTTCTGCTTCAAAGCTTGTAGGAAAATACCTAAAAAAGCAGGATATTGTCATTTATGAATCTACCACCTACCCTACTTGCACCAAAAAAGAATGTGTTCCAGTTTTAGAAAAAACAAGCTCACTTGTTTTTAATAAAGATTTTTTTGTAGGCTATTCACCAGAGAGAATCAATCCAGGAGACAAGGCACATACACTAAAAAATATCACCAAAATTACTTCAGGGAGTTCAGAAGAATCAGCACAAAAAATTAATTCTTTATATCAAAGCATTGTTGATTCTACATATTTAGCCCCAAGTATTGAAATAGCAGAATCTGCAAAAGCAATAGAAAATGCCCAAAGAGATTTAAATATTGCCTTCGTCAATGAATTGAGTATTATTTTTGATAAATTAGATATAGACACTCATGAAGTATTAAAAGCAGCCAAAACAAAATGGAATTTTTTACCTTTTACGCCAGGGTTAGTTGGCGGACATTGCATTAGCGTAGATCCTTAT encodes:
- a CDS encoding acyltransferase encodes the protein MQKYLDFFVHDTSLIDENVIIGKNTKIWHFCHILPHTKIGECCSFGQNCMVGPNVVIGKNCKVQNNVSIYEGVMCEDNVFIGPSVVFSNVINPRAFIVRKDSYRPTLLKKGCSVGANATIICGNTIGKYALIGAGSVVTKNIPDYALVVGNPARIIGYVDQSGEKLDFIDNKAFSKNEKHFYYLKNNQVFRDDD
- the wecB gene encoding non-hydrolyzing UDP-N-acetylglucosamine 2-epimerase, giving the protein MLKIAIIVGARPQFIKLAPLQLALKSLPVQEVLIHTGQHYDTNMSEVFFRTLKLHQPHYILNHGGKSHGDMTGAILRDVEEILLQNKPDFTLVFGDTNSTLAAALASIKLQIPIIHIEAGLRSFDHKMPEEINRILTDRISKILCCPTQNAIQNLINEGFNSFDCIIKNTGDIMKDSSLLFEKFAKKPPLQLQKKFTICTIHRQENLNKNALENIFQALEIIAQNTQVILPLHPSTKRYINPSDYKNITFSSPLSYLEMLYLLKNTQSVLTDSGGLQKEAYFFKKPCLVLRENSEWSELIMHKYNLLVGNKTHTILESFANISKLCNFSYTQNFYGNGDASQKIIEILKEFL
- a CDS encoding nucleotide sugar dehydrogenase, which gives rise to MDKIAIIGLGYVGLPLAIEFGKKYSTIGFDINPTRIKELQEKKDKNEQILDFSSSSFLKFSHKEEDIKDCNIFIITVPTPVDIYKKPDITLLLSASKLVGKYLKKQDIVIYESTTYPTCTKKECVPVLEKTSSLVFNKDFFVGYSPERINPGDKAHTLKNITKITSGSSEESAQKINSLYQSIVDSTYLAPSIEIAESAKAIENAQRDLNIAFVNELSIIFDKLDIDTHEVLKAAKTKWNFLPFTPGLVGGHCISVDPYYLTHISNVYGYHPKVISSGRLINDMMPNFITQKTIKLLLQHKINPLHAKIAIFGASFKENCKDIRNAKVFEVYKELEEHGIKVEIFDSLVDAKEVKKFYGVQVFPISSLKNQYHAIIIAIPHQEFLEVNYQKFLTSNGLIFDIKGALQRNQKNIYKL
- a CDS encoding Gfo/Idh/MocA family protein, which translates into the protein MKNFALIGVAGYVAPKHLKAIYETKNNLLCALDPKDSVGILDSYFPQTHFFTEFERFDRHISKLQNKGIELDYITICSPNYLHDSHIRFALKNNANAICEKPLVLNPWNIDTLIDLEKKTGKKVYNILQLRLHPSIIALKEKIQNTIKKNPQKRFQVKLTYITSRGNWYFASWKGDLAKSGGIATNIGVHFFDMLQNIFGEARGLKVHINTKDTASGILDLPFADVTWFLSIDAKNLPSNAQRTYRSIELEGEEIEFSNGFENLHTKSYEEILKNQGFGLLDAYPCISLVHKIRNLEITPLIGEYHPLCKNI
- a CDS encoding DegT/DnrJ/EryC1/StrS family aminotransferase, translating into MMIDFAGIKKDYLTHQKKIHFAIQRVLDSACFIMGDEVKKLEENLKNYVGSKYALTCSNGTSALILSLMALGIQKDDEIITSSFSFFASAEAIAILGAKPIFVDINPKTFLIDETKIKQAITKKTKAILVVSLFGNIPNMEKINSIAKEFGLFVLEDGAQSFGAMYQGKKSGNLCDISTTSFFPAKPLGCFGDGGAIFFNDENLYEKIYALRSHGQIKRYTHEYLGINARLDSLQAAILNVKLSYFSEILQKRQENAQKYQEKLKDYPEIFLQEITKDCKSNYAQFSILSKNRDSLIAYLKTKQIPTAIHYPIPIPKQKAFSYLNVEKKYFSQAQKITQEIFSLPLHAYLSDEEITYITQCIKEFKGI